One region of Armigeres subalbatus isolate Guangzhou_Male chromosome 3, GZ_Asu_2, whole genome shotgun sequence genomic DNA includes:
- the LOC134225842 gene encoding E3 ubiquitin-protein ligase hyd isoform X6, which yields MSTLHFVVHPLPGTEDQLNDRIREVADKINKYGVQALPALHSLKVPVKQIVIGPAHLGVLLEDGRAFRVAFSIIPERLDLSKQDANKASGNAAGSTASQSNNNSKNSPASRQCRSRARIMRTSNTVRGGSSSQGSGSRSTGVIMGGGSSGSRSLVSVPAPFVPEELVTQAQVVLQGKSRNLIIRELQRTNLDVNLAVNNLLSRDDEGGDDTEEGSDNYVAEDLISLLDGGFHGDNSVIIDAEAMFSEDMFGFSNIRNLMLYSRSRSERNQSSSSSSAAAAGGGGSGTGGGGGGSGSGSGGGGGGSSGSAGGSGAAGGSGSGADVGSGRQSSGSTAGVGGSTGNGVSVAGSGVGGSVGVGSGSSGSGGLTSAEREGFGRWRDRQYFGPRRWFQSGREDGWDKESVKLYYSLDPKKKEFGSGYPLWVSDELEPWPEKDQPVRFTEIASLYSEFIGVTSKGELHQWRWADVEPYRSSESVNIFHPKTVPLNLLYEKVTHISATSIRCSVSTESGRIATWMDELLGYAGNKLEHVATSYPEFALDKIVSLHTCTLYTVARTESGELFWWGVLPFGQRKRLWDKYKAKAKKPVRPSVNTPEVTVGAQVCMKNSPMYQHGAIGFTISNGVPKVGQLLNAAWDLTNICRFKLLSMSTLSQQLGLVTGPSTSAPLNNLAPMIEKEKPPSTNSTSSKQNSGGSNKETADRLDMPPPPSPASSTCSDTGSVSNSHKRQKRMAPKDDSDTKKDEEQWLLKDVIFVEDVRSVPIGRVLKVDGDYAAVKFPPLIPPGSSSAATGSGSKDKLDDTIEAWQDCRLLRKDDLQVIKSATTSRVPDCFQKIPRRIVLNPHLPSGETGSQLLTIAVDSKGIHAIMRTGSKLHYCLFNLNTGRQEQDSVFPTDIASFLGTVPSNVSLTCAGDCSESVLLLRDGNNTIYPMSKDCVDAIRDPTWLDLPPIKCIAAASLTLPSVGVNLKSQVSLVVLAPEQQLLMSRILRCDLEGVRHVLGQLEGELKSQLLSVISEHTDGNRNIVHACISMCSPTSNKDSDHDPLAQGGSGNGSNANSGSGGSGSNSAALECINVITNTMMGNRPVSIREIMRRSVNRELDASNSNSAPLPPGSDDAPGGSLPVVYWPPEYDPTSGDEDSLSGMNTSQSQKSMNENYISDPNERRANALQIVQLLCENPVLQPYLRQLLSAKDAQGQTPFMLAVTCRAYQAGIIVFNAILKIANSDSAVRDSMIFPPGSAPDQSPLGILCCNDTCSFTWTGADHINQDIFECRTCGLTGSLCCCTECAKVCHKGHDCKLKRTSPTAYCDCWEKCKCKALIAGNQTKRYELLCKIATDTDLVTRFNSRGESILLFLIQTVGRQMVEQRQYRATSRMRNSSGSARKTPSLDTESDMPEHDLEPPRFARKALDRLLNDWPAVRSMIMTGAELEKPIIPNPNQPFYDDDNQQVYLQSQSGTTLLDKFTHSLIVRCNSDPLEKLLVTLVNELQNETISGRIEEAQKVARRFVRSVARVFVIFSIERFHNPEKSRNSTTQTKHLQAYRRVFTTLFKFAIEELIEISDALITPVRLGVVKPTAPFSLSSNSIDSTDDLFSVEPLAPPTNRAANVVDIASGSSRGDVIETERSSNSGFMSRINLRLRDIEDNNDADQMAQDDGETSEQEEMSEREQITPRRSVSVRAVSSSVAINANEEESQDPLRNEEAAQGESDTEFNFHEAETESDSDDNQSTQDAQRSVQTGATAGSDTGHAWMFENEDDSGDSSQPDDEGSEDGESDDHSHEDFSLADEQLERRQTSGGNQRTNLAPQSMQWAIRSRETTGPERVRLTTGGSNLVFIDPNALRRTTAASAAVTAAQQQETPTMTTTASALARAFGIVLRQISDLIGMLPTSFAGASSALDVTHQEAVQLQEYVEKRLKPTWDWILTVMEATEAQLRFGASLTDSTDPTHPLHPLNTPSTTSSSSNNASSSGGMMGVLAGSRNRAAITTLGATTARSLGFSDSTNNERSSRDGGSSSDAASSRRDFLTYCLSLMRAHNSEHRDFLPVLDVTALRHVAYVLDAILFYMRATNDCDIDRTTTGLNTWDDQDENENEDAEEDISTSIVMDTDSVDDDMMRPSLGRRHSFFQRSDSTLCLGCPAPDPFNTPLAEALPLADQPHLLQPNARREELFGMPKRPITLPPNSQQPGECSSSSLGGSAPNASTVETVAMEIYQDETSQENKQSGSNNTVEISIPVSIYQDSKQHKTTIVVNEKGEAISPIKEITVGAEGESKAGPSSEQSQSPKPPPPPPPIASVSGPSGDNYYKKNRLFYIKNKYNEESDVEVDEVSISSDEPQDLSQSLIKIDVDTDQDHDELSESDSEDAPQLMVKRQKLDENAMNEDGSLVVAQQDASTSSIRPPIIVTRRKVSIEGAQQGVGVSGSEGSATIMATQGNSPSVGSLTEQQGTITSFVTYTTSGNQVTVSTGPAASGSPGKSVIVRAGPSSSFSPSASSNAAEVIQHAEAMDLQEISAHVTVETTPNVQQTVQPELPPRGIYLRSGNSQGSLNTSILSDILLGRWRLSLILFGRVFLEDVGVEPGSVIYELNGFPVKEAKFRRYMEKLRNAQQKDLTLSKMERNRAALLTQTFKELNTHYNNRRLQSPLAFSRVKVTFKDEPGEGSGVARSFYTSIAEALLANEKLPNLDAAQTGSAKYTSVPFNTMMQRSRGTSSGAGGSSSTGAGGSSSASRDSSVRRGLSSKQPLWRPNRESRKTLNYDARPFRPASEQVQVSAGSGGVGGNNSPPFLHINDSLPAHQQQLGERLYPKVQALYPNNAPKITGMLLDLPATQILMLLASEESLRQKANEALEIILSRQRLEIDNLSVGGVGGSSSSASAGGGSVEQQAGNSSGFPQGSSAGLSKKSGPVLILEDCQLDAPLFYSPGKRGFYSPRQGYPSSDRLNAFRNVGRLIGLCLLQNELFPLFLQRHVLKHILGRQIRFHDLAFFDPVVYDSLRQLVKDSNTKSGINILQSLELNFVIDLIPEEGSGSVEIVPGGRDIQVNESNVFDYVRKYAEYRMIKTQEKALDAIRSGVFDVLPDTALDQLTAEDLRLLLNGVGDIHVGTLISYTSFNDESNESSDKLLKFKRWLWSVVEKMSNLERQDLVYFWTGSPALPASEDGFQPMPSVTIRPADDAHLPTANTCISRLYIPLYSSKAVLRHKLLLAIKTKNFGFV from the exons AATCCGTGAGGTTGCGGACAAAATCAACAAGTATGGTGTTCAAGCGCTACCGGCACTTCACTCGCTCAAAGTTCCAGTCAAACAAATCGTAATCGGACCAGCTCACCTCGGTGTGCTGCTCGAAGATGGACGTGCGTTCCGCGTTGCTTTCTCGATCATCCCGGAACGGTTGGATTTGAGTAAACAGGATGCAAACAAGGCCAGTGGTAATGCCGCTGGCAGCACCGCCAGCCAATCCAATAATAACTCGAAGAATTCCCCAGCCTCGAGGCAATGTCGCTCTCGGGCTCGGATCATGCGCACGAGCAATACGGTGCGCGGCGGCAGCAGTTCACAGGGATCCGGTTCACGCAGCACCGGAGTCATAATGGGCGGGGGATCGTCCGGCAGTCGGTCGCTTGTTTCGGTGCCGGCTCCATTCGTACCGGAGGAGCTAGTGACACAGGCACAGGTAGTGCTGCAAGGCAAAAGCCGAAATCTGATCATCAGAGAACTGCAACGGACGAATCTTGACGTAAACCTAGCGGTGAACAATTTGCTCTCACGTGACGATGAGGGCGGTGACGACACAGAGGAGGGCAGCGATAACTATGTCGCTGAGGATCTGATTTCTCTACTCGACGGAGGTTTCCACGGAGACAACAGTGTGATCATAGATGCGGAAGCGATGTTTTCTGAGGACATGTTTGGATTTTCGAACATTAGAAA TTTGATGTTATACAGTCGTTCTCGCAGTGAACGAAATCAGAGCAGCTCATCATCGTCGGCTGCCGCTGCAGGAGGAGGCGGAAGCGGAACCGGTGGCGGTGGAGGAGGAAGTGGCTCTGGTAGTggtggaggaggaggaggaagtTCGGGTAGCGCAGGAGGATCTGGAGCAGCCGGGGGAAGTGGTAGTGGTGCCGACGTAGGCTCCGGTCGTCAGAGTAGTGGAAGTACCGCtggcgttggtggttccaccgGGAATGGTGTCAGTGTTGCTGGGAGCGGTGTTGGTGGATCAGTTGGAGTCGGCAGCGGAAGCAGTGGATCTGGTGGCCTAACCAGTGCCGAGAGGGAAGGATTCGGCCGGTGGCGTGATCGACAGTACTTCGGACCACGCCGATGGTTCCAGAGCGGACGCGAAGACGGATGGGACAAAGAAAGTG TGAAACTTTACTACTCCCTAGAtccgaagaagaaagaatttgGATCCGGTTATCCACTGTGGGTATCAGACGAATTGGAACCCTGGCCGGAGAAAGATCAGCCTGTACGATTTACCGAAATTGCGTCGCTTTACTCCGAGTTCATCGGGGTGACCAGTAAAGGTGAATTACATCAATGGCGTTGGGCTGACGTGGAACCATATCGAAGTAGTGAATCGGTCAATATCTTCCACCCGAAAACGGTGCCTTTGAACTTGCTATACGAGAAGGTTACCCACATTTCAGCGACTTCGATCCGTTGTTCGGTGTCTACTGAGAGTGGCCGGATTGCCACCTGGATGGATGAACTACTTGGCTATGCTGGAAATAAGTTGGAACATGTGGCCACAAGTTATCCGGAGTTTGCTCTCGACAAGATCGTGTCTCTACATACGTGCACTTTATATACGGTAGCAAGAACTGAAAGTGGCGAACTATTTTGGTGGGGTGTTCTACCTTTCGGACAACGAAAACGTCTATGGGATAAATACAAAGCCAAAGCTAAAAAACCGGTACGACCGAGCGTGAACACCCCGGAGGTGACGGTCGGTGCCCAGGTTTGTATGAAGAATAGTCCCATGTATCAGCATGGCGCCATTGGATTCACAATTTCAAACGGTGTTCCTAAAGTCGGTCAGCTACTCAACGCTGCCTGGGATTTGACCAACATTTGTCGATTTAAACTTTTGTCAATGTCTACACTATCGCAGCAATTGGGACTGGTGACGGGACCGAGCACTAGTGCTCCATTGAACAATTTGGCTCCGATGATCGAAAAAGAAAAGCCTCCCAGTACGAATAGTACCAGTTCTAAGCAGAACTCCGGTGGCAGTAATAAAGAGACGGCCGATCGGTTGGATATGCCTCCGCCACCTTCGCCAGCCTCGAGTACATGTAGCGACACCGGTAGCGTGAGCAATTCCCATAAGCGACAGAAGCGAATGGCCCCGAAGGACGATTCCGACActaagaaggatgaagaacaGTGGCTACTAAA GGATGTCATTTTTGTCGAAGATGTCCGCTCGGTTCCGATCGGACGAGTGTTGAAAGTAGATGGCGATTATGCGGCGGTTAAATTTCCTCCGTTGATACCACCGGGAAGCTCTAGTGCTGCTACCGGCAGCGGCAGTAAGGATAAGCTCGACGATACAATCGAAGCTTGGCAAGATTGCCGATTGCTTCGAAAGGACGACCTTCAGGTGATAAAATCAGCCACCACCTCCCGTGTGCCCGATTGCTTCCAGAAGATCCCCAGAAGAATAGTACTGAATCCACATCTCCCCAGTGGGGAGACCGGTTCACAGCTATTGACAATAGCGGTTGACTCCAAAGGTATTCATGCCATCATGAGAACTGGAAGTAAGTTGCACTATTGTTTGTTCAACTTGAATACTGGACGCCAGGAGCAAGACAGTGTTTTTCCAACCGATATTGCGTCCTTCTTGGGAACCGTACCGTCGAATGTTTCGTTGACATGCGCTGGTGATTGTTCGGAAAGTGTTTTGCTGCTGCGAGACGGCAACAATACCATCTACCCCATGTCAAAGGATTGCGTTGACGCTATTAGAGATCCAACTTGGCTAGATCTACCACCAATAAAGTGTATTGCAGCTGCATCGCTGACGCTTCCTTCGGTCGGAGTGAATTTAAAATCGCAGGTGTCACTTGTAGTATTGGCGCCTGAACAACAACTGTTGATGTCTAGAATTTTGAGATGTGATCTGGAAGGGGTTCGCCATGTGCTTGGTCAGTTGGAAGGAGAGCTTAAAAGTCAACTGTTGTCAGTCATTTCGGAACATACCGACGGTAATAGAAACATTGTACACGCCTGCATCAGCATGTGTTCGCCAACATCAAATAAAGATTCTGATCATGATCCTTTAGCACAAGGTGGATCAGGAAATGGTTCTAATGCCAATAGTGGTTCTGGAGGTTCAGGATCTAATTCCGCAGCCCTAGAATGCATAAATGTAATCACTAATACCATGATGGGTAACCGCCCTGTAAGCATCCGAGAAATCATGCGTCGCAGTGTTAATCGTGAATTAGATGCTTCGAATTCAAACAGTGCCCCTCTTCCACCAGGAAGTGACGATGCACCAGGTGGATCTTTACCTGTTGTCTATTGGCCTCCAGAATATGATCCGACAAGTGGTGATGAGGACAGCCTGAGTGGCATGAATACTTCTCAGTCTCAGAAATCTATGAATGAAAATTACATCTCCGATCCCAACGAACGACGAGCAAACGCCCTCCAGATTGTGCAACTTCTGTGTGAAAACCCCGTTTTACAACCTTATTTAAGACAACTATTGAGCGCTAAGGACGCCCAGGGACAAACCCCGTTCATGCTGGCCGTGACATGTCGTGCCTATCAGGCAGGAATCATTGTGTTTAATGCAATATTGAAAATCGCCAATAGTGACTCTGCCGTACGTGATTCAATGATCTTTCCACCGGGAAGTGCTCCTGATCAATCACCACTAGGAATCTTGTGCTGCAATGACACCTGCTCCTTCACTTGGACTGGAGCAGACCATATTAATCAGGATATTTTCGAGTGTCGCACCTGTGGCCTTACAGGATCTTTGTGTTGTTGCACGGAGTGTGCCAAGGTTTGTCACAAAGGACACGATTGCAAACTGAAACGCACTTCTCCCACTGCCTATTGCGACTGTTGGGAAAAATGCAAATGTAAAGCGTTGATCGCTGGTAATCAAACCAAACGCTACGAATTACTATGTAAGATAGCCACTGACACTGACTTGGTTACACGGTTTAACTCTCGTGGAGAGTCTATTCTTCTGTTTTTGATTCAAACTGTTGGCCGTCAAATGGTCGAACAACGTCAGTATCGCGCCACGTCACGAATGCGTAATTCTTCGGGGAGTGCTCGAAAAACACCATCCCTGGATACAGAGAGCGACATGCCGGAGCATGACTTAGAACCACCTCGCTTTGCGAGAAAAGCGCTGGATCGCCTGTTGAACGATTGGCCGGCGGTTCGCTCGATGATCATGACAGGTGCTGAACTAGAGAAACCCATCATCCCCAATCCGAATCAACCATTCTATGACGATGACAATCAGCAAGTTTATCTGCAGTCGCAGAGTGGGACAACCCTACTGGATAAATTTACTCACAGTTTGATTGTGCGATGCAATAGTGATCCGTTGGAAAAATTGCTCGTTACGCTGGTTAACGAGTTGCAAAATGAAACCATTTCTGGAAGGATTGAAGAAGCTCAGAAAGTAGCAAGGCGGTTTGTTCGCTCGGTTGCACGAGTATTTGTCATCTTTAGCATCGAGCGTTTCCACAACCcggaaaagtcaagaaattcTACGACGCAAACAAAGCATTTGCAGGCGTACCGTCGCGTATTTACCACTCTGTTCAAATTTGCAATCGAGGAATTGATTGAGATATCCGATGCGTTGATCACCCCGGTACGGTTGGGTGTTGTCAAACCGACAGCACCGTTTTCATTGTCGTCCAATAGTATAGAT AGTACCGATGATTTGTTCTCCGTAGAACCGTTGGCTCCTCCAACGAATCGTGCTGCAAATGTAGTGGACATAGCCTCTGGTAGCTCACGTGGTGATGTCATCGAAACCGAACGTAGCTCGAACTCGGGATTCATGTCCAGGATAAATTTACGGCTGCGTGACATTGAGGACAATAATGATGCCGATCAAATGGCACAGGACGATGGAGAGACATCCGAACAGGAAGAGATGTCTGAACGGGAACAAATAACTCCTAGAAGGAGTGTCAGTGTACGTGCTGTTTCTAGCTCAGTGGCAATCAATGCCAATGAAGAGGAGTCTCAAGATCCGTTGCGTAACGAAGAAGCAGCACAGGGTGAAAGCGATACGGAGTTCAACTTCCACGAAGCCGAAACGGAATCCGATTCCGACGATAATCAAAGCACGCAGGATGCTCAACGCAGTGTTCAGACTGGGGCAACGGCTGGATCGGATACAG GTCACGCATGGATGTTCGAAAACGAAGACGATTCCGGAGATTCGAGCCAACCGGATGATGAAGGATCCGAAGACGGTGAAAGTGATGACCATTCACATGAGGACTTCAGCTTAGCCGATGAGCAGTTGGAGCGTCGGCAAACATCCGGAGGCAACCAACGAACGAATCTGGCTCCACAATCGATGCAATGGGCTATCAGAAGTCGGGAAACGACTGGTCCGGAACGGGTTCGTCTCACCACCGGCGGATCTAATTTGGTGTTCATTGACCCGAACGCACTGCGACGAACGACGGCTGCTAGTGCGGCTGTTACCGCTGCCCAGCAACAAGAGACTCCAACAATGACGACAACAGCTAGCGCTTTAGCACGAGCTTTCGGTATTGTGCTGAGACAGATTTCCGACTTGATTGGAATGTTACCAACAAGCTTCGCTGGTGCGTCATCTGCTTTGGACGTAACTCATCAAGAGGCAGTTCAGTTGCAG GAGTACGTCGAAAAACGATTGAAACCCACATGGGACTGGATCCTGACCGTGATGGAAGCCACCGAGGCACAACTGCGCTTTGGAGCGTCATTGACTGATTCTACAGACCCGACGCACCCGTTGCATCCACTTAATACGCCAAGCACGACATCTTCCAGCAGCAATAATGCCAGCTCGTCCGGGGGCATGATGGGAGTACTCG CAGGCAGTAGAAATCGTGCCGCTATCACCACTTTGGGCGCAACCACCGCGAGAAGTCTCGGATTTAGCGATAGCACCAATAACGAGAGAAGCTCGCGCGATG GTGGTTCATCGTCGGATGCCGCTTCAAGTCGTCGTGATTTCTTGACCTACTGTTTGTCACTGATGCGTGCCCACAATTCGGAACATCGCGACTTCCTACCCGTACTGGACGTGACAGCTCTACGCCATGTCGCTTACGTACTAGACGCCATCCTATTCTACATGCGTGCAACCAACGACTGCGATATCGATCGCACCACTACGGGATTGAACACGTGGGACGATCAGgacgaaaatgaaaatgaagacGCAGAAGAGGACATTTCAACGTCCATCGTGATGGACACCGATTCGGTAGATGACGATATGATGCGACCATCTCTCGGTCGACGTCATTCATTTTTCCAAAGGTCCGATTCGACGCTTTGCCTAGGCTGTCCGGCACCAGATCCGTTTAACACTCCGCTGGCAGAAGCCCTTCCTCTGGCTGATCAGCCACATCTACTTCAACCCAATGCACGACGGGAAGAGCTGTTCGGTATGCCGAAGCGTCCGATTACTCTTCCGCCAAACTCTCAACAACCTGGTGAAT GTTCTAGCTCGTCTCTTGGCGGATCTGCACCGAATGCCAGCACCGTTGAAACTGTCGCAATGGAGATTTATCAAGACGAGACATCCCAGGAGAACAAACAGTCTGGTTCTAATAACACGGTAGAGATTTCCATTCCGGTCAGTATCTATCAGGATTCTAAGCAGCACAAAACGACAATTGTTGTCAACGAAAAAGGTGAGGCGATTTCACCAATCAAGGAGATCACTGTCGGCGCAGAGGGTGAATCAAAAGCTGGACCATCCAGTGAGCAATCTCAATCACCGAAACCTCCACCACCACCGCCACCGATCGCTTCTGTATCCGGTCCCTCTGGAGATAATTACTACAAGAAAAATCGGCTGTTCTACATCAAGAATAAATACAACGAAGAATCTGACGTGGAAGTAGATGAAGTCAGTATCAGTTCGGATGAGCCGCAGGATCTATCACAGTCTTTGATTAAGATAGACGTGGACACTGACCAGGATCACGACGAATTATCCGAGTCGGACTCTGAAGACGCACCACAATTGATGGTTAAGCGACAAAAGTTGGACGAGAACGCCATGAATGAGGACGGTTCGCTTGTCGTTGCCCAACAGGATGCTTCCACTTCGTCGATCCGCCCACCGATAATTGTGACCAGAAGAAAAGTGTCAATTGAAGGCGCCCAGCAAGGTGTTGGCGTAAGCG GTTCGGAAGGATCTGCTACTATTATGGCGACTCAAGGAAACTCACCCTCTGTTGGGTCTCTGACTGAGCAGCAGGGTACAATTACGTCATTTGTGACGTATACAACATCCGGAAATCAAGTAACTGTTTCGACGGGACCAGCTGCTAGTGGTTCGCCTGGAAAAAGCGTTATTGTACGAGCTGGACCCTCATCG TCTTTTTCGCCATCGGCAAGTTCCAACGCAGCTGAAGTCATTCAGCATGCCGAGGCTATGGACCTGCAAGAGATATCTGCTCACGTGACAGTGGAGACGACTCCGAACGTTCAGCAGACGGTACAACCGGAACTACCGCCACGTGGAATTTATCTCCGTTCAGGAAATAGTCAAGGTTCGCTAAATACCTCAATTCTCTCGGATATCCTTCTCGGGCGCTGGCGTCTATCATTGATTTTGTTCGGTCGGGTATTCCTAGAGGACGTAGGCGTTGAACCGGGTAGTGTGATATACGAGCTGAACGGATTTCCCGTGAAAGAGGCTAAATTTAGAAGGTATATGGAAAAGTTGAGGAACGCCCAGCAAAAGGATCTCACGTTGTCTAAAATGGAACGTAACAGGGCGGCGTTACTAACGCAAACGTTCAAAGAACTGAATACCCATTACAACAATCGAAGACTTCAATCGCCGTTAGCATTTTCACGGGTAAAAGTAACCTTCAAAGATGAACCGGGTGAAGGTTCTGGCGTGGCGAGAAGTTTCTACACGTCAATTGCAGAAGCTCTGTTAGCCAATGAAAAGTTGCCCAACTTAGATGCTGCTCAAACCGGTTCAGCAAAATATACATCGGTTCCATTCAATACTATGATGCAACGCAGCCGAGGAACTAGCAGTGGTGCCGGAGGAAGTAGTTCTACTGGTGCGGGAGGAAGCAGCAGTGCTAGCAGAGATTCCAGCGTTCGCCGAGGACTTTCCAGCAAGCAACCACTGTGGAGACCGAACCGTGAGTCTCGCAAAACACTCAACTACGACGCAAGGCCGTTCCGACCAGCAAGCGAACAAGTGCAAGTTTCCGCCGGTAGTGGAGGTGTCGGTGGAAACAATAGCCCACCATTTTTACACATCAACGATAGTTTACCGGCTCATCAACAACAACTAGGCGAACGATTATATCCTAAGGTACAAGCCTTGTATCCTAATAACGCCCCGAAGATCACTGGAATGTTGTTGGATCTACCAGCAACGCAAATCCTAATGTTGTTGGCATCGGAGGAAAGCCTTAGACAGAAAGCCAATGAGGCACTGGAAATAATCTTAAGTCGGCAGcggctcgaaatcgataatctCAGCGTTGGGGGTGTCGGTGGATCATCTTCTTCGGCGTCGGCCGGTGGGGGATCCGTCGAACAACAAGCTGGTAACAGTTCTGGCTTCCCGCAAGGATCGAGTGCCGGTTTATCGAAGAAGAGTGGTCCGGTGTTGATCCTAGAAGATTGTCAACTAGACGCACCTTTGTTCTATTCGCCTGGAAAGCGTGGATTTTATAGTCCCCGACAAGGTTACCCCTCGAGCGATCGACTGAACGCATTTAGGAATGTTGGAAG ATTGATTGGACTGTGCTTACTGCAAAACGAACTGTTTCCACTGTTCCTGCAACGACACGTGCTAAAACACATCCTTGGTCGTCAGATTCGCTTCCACGATTTAGCCTTCTTCGATCCGGTCGTATACGATTCACTCCGACAGTTGGTAAAGGATTCGAACACCAAGAGTGGTATCAACATCCTGCAGAGCCTGGAGCTTAACTTTGT CATCGATTTGATCCCAGAGGAAGGTTCGGGTTCGGTGGAAATTGTGCCTGGAGGTCGTGACATTCAGGTGAACGAAAGCAATGTATTCGATTATGTGCGGAAATACGCCGAGTATCGTATGATCAAAACGCAAGAGAAGGCATTAGAT gctATACGTTCGGGGGTGTTTGATGTGCTACCGGATACGGCATTGGATCAACTGACGGCGGAAGATTTGCGGTTGCTGTTGAACGGCGTTGGCGACATTCACGTTGGTACTCTGATCTCATATACTTCCTTCAACGACGAAAGCAACGAAAGTAGTGACAAGCTACTAAAGTTTAAAAGATGGCTCTGGAGCGTCGTGGAGAAGATGAGCAACCTGGAACGACAAGACTTG GTCTATTTCTGGACCGGGTCGCCTGCCCTACCTGCCTCAGAGGATGGCTTCCAGCCGATGCCATCAGTAACAATTAGACCGGCCGACGATGCCCACCTCCCAACGGCCAACACTTGCATCTCTAGACTGTATATCCCGCTTTACTCCAGCAAGGCAGTTCTTCGGCATAAGCTGCTGCTAGCAATAAAAACGAAGAATTTTGGATTCGTTTAG